In one Leptospira levettii genomic region, the following are encoded:
- a CDS encoding protein meaA: MSAEKKDYLLVDENGQGKPDKPWIFRTYAGHTNAKASNELYRKNLSKGQTGLSIAFDLPTQCGYSSDHEVSRPEIGKVGVPINSLEDFRILFDQIPIEEMNTSMTINGTSMWLLSLYVALAEERGVPLEKLNGTTQNDLIKEYLARGTYIYPPKDSMKIIVDMYEYCLHNIPKWNPSNICSYHLQEAGATPVQELSFALATAIAVLDAIKERNCFTADEFEQCVGRISFFVNAGIRFVEEMCKMRAFTEMWEEITKERYGVKNAKYRVFRYGVQVNSLGLTEEQPENNAWRILIEALGVTLSRNARCRALQLPAWNEALSLPRPWDQQWSLRLQQVLAYETDLLEYPDIFEGSKVIESKVKALKEQAKLEIQKILDMGGALVAIENGYMKSQLVKSQTERLSKINSNELVIVGKNKWTDGIKSPLMTDSDGGIFKVDPKSAEQTLGVLAEAKTRRNAELAKKSLEELKQAAKDGKNLMPYSIACAKALVTTGEWADALREVYGEYNPPTGVDGQKLFLSDDKVATVRGKVDAFTKAHGHRPKIVVGKPGLDGHSNGAEMIAVSAKHSGFDVIYSGIRLSPEEIVQSAVEENANVIGLSILSGSHKEIAKQLFDELAHYKANIPVVIGGIIPESDFEELKKMGIREIFTPKDYDLMSIMNKIIDIISVEPALV, encoded by the coding sequence ATGTCCGCCGAAAAAAAAGATTACCTTCTCGTTGACGAGAATGGACAGGGAAAACCTGACAAACCATGGATTTTTAGGACCTATGCAGGGCACACCAACGCAAAAGCCTCCAATGAGTTGTACAGAAAGAACCTTTCTAAAGGCCAAACAGGGCTTTCCATTGCATTTGATCTACCCACTCAATGTGGTTATAGCTCCGACCACGAAGTCTCAAGGCCTGAAATTGGAAAAGTGGGAGTTCCAATCAACTCACTTGAAGATTTCCGCATTTTATTTGACCAGATCCCAATCGAAGAGATGAACACATCGATGACCATCAATGGTACCTCTATGTGGTTACTTTCGCTATATGTAGCCCTTGCGGAAGAACGTGGAGTTCCTCTCGAAAAACTGAATGGAACCACTCAAAATGATCTCATCAAAGAATACCTTGCCCGTGGAACTTATATTTATCCACCAAAAGACTCGATGAAAATCATCGTGGATATGTATGAATACTGTCTGCACAATATTCCAAAGTGGAACCCCTCTAACATCTGTTCTTATCACTTACAAGAAGCAGGTGCAACACCTGTTCAGGAACTTTCTTTTGCTCTCGCAACTGCAATTGCAGTGTTAGATGCCATCAAAGAAAGAAACTGTTTTACTGCAGATGAATTCGAACAGTGTGTAGGAAGGATTTCCTTTTTTGTCAACGCAGGGATTCGTTTTGTAGAAGAGATGTGCAAAATGCGTGCCTTTACAGAAATGTGGGAAGAGATCACAAAAGAACGTTACGGTGTGAAAAATGCAAAGTACCGAGTGTTCCGTTATGGAGTCCAAGTAAACTCATTAGGTCTCACAGAAGAACAACCAGAAAACAATGCTTGGAGAATCCTCATTGAAGCATTGGGTGTGACCTTATCTCGAAATGCAAGATGCCGTGCCTTACAATTACCAGCATGGAACGAGGCACTTTCCCTACCAAGACCTTGGGACCAACAATGGTCACTTCGTTTACAACAAGTTTTGGCGTATGAAACAGACCTATTAGAATATCCTGATATCTTTGAAGGATCAAAAGTCATTGAATCAAAAGTAAAAGCGCTCAAAGAACAAGCCAAATTGGAAATCCAAAAAATTCTCGATATGGGTGGAGCTCTTGTTGCCATCGAAAACGGTTACATGAAATCACAACTAGTGAAGTCACAAACCGAAAGGCTTTCTAAAATCAATTCCAATGAACTTGTAATCGTGGGTAAAAACAAATGGACTGACGGTATCAAGTCACCACTCATGACTGACTCTGATGGTGGTATTTTCAAAGTTGACCCTAAATCCGCTGAACAAACGCTAGGTGTTCTAGCGGAAGCAAAAACCCGCCGAAATGCAGAACTTGCTAAAAAATCTTTAGAAGAACTCAAACAAGCAGCAAAAGATGGAAAAAATCTTATGCCATATTCCATCGCATGTGCAAAAGCACTTGTGACAACAGGAGAATGGGCAGACGCTCTTCGCGAAGTGTATGGTGAATACAACCCACCAACTGGTGTAGACGGACAAAAACTGTTCCTCTCTGACGATAAAGTAGCAACTGTTCGTGGGAAAGTGGATGCCTTCACAAAAGCCCATGGCCATAGACCAAAGATTGTAGTGGGAAAACCTGGGCTTGATGGCCATTCGAATGGGGCAGAAATGATTGCTGTATCGGCAAAACACAGTGGATTTGATGTGATTTACTCAGGAATACGACTTTCTCCAGAGGAGATTGTACAATCTGCAGTGGAAGAAAATGCAAATGTCATTGGACTTTCCATTCTTTCTGGTTCTCATAAAGAAATCGCAAAACAACTATTTGATGAACTTGCTCATTACAAAGCAAACATCCCAGTTGTGATTGGTGGGATCATCCCTGAATCCGATTTTGAAGAACTGAAAAAAATGGGAATCCGAGAAATCTTTACCCCAAAAGATTATGATTTGATGTCGATCATGAACAAAATCATTGATATCATTTCAGTTGAACCAGCCCTCGTTTAA
- a CDS encoding acyl-CoA thioesterase: protein MPRIKIDIPNHKIFETSLSVRISDINFAGHLAHDAILTLTHECRARFFHSHGWTEIDVEGKGIVVSDVAIVYKSEAFFPDDLNIQLYVDQISTKSLDMLYVITHKDGKEIARAKTAIVFFDYSERKPCPIPAVFLSVLKKESKN from the coding sequence GTGCCAAGAATAAAAATCGATATTCCAAATCATAAAATATTTGAAACATCCTTATCAGTTCGAATATCAGATATCAATTTTGCCGGCCATTTGGCACATGATGCAATTTTGACCCTAACACATGAATGTAGAGCAAGATTTTTCCATTCCCATGGGTGGACTGAGATCGATGTAGAAGGCAAGGGGATAGTTGTTTCTGACGTGGCTATTGTTTATAAATCAGAAGCTTTTTTTCCAGATGATCTAAATATACAATTGTATGTAGATCAAATTTCAACAAAATCATTGGATATGTTGTATGTGATCACACATAAGGATGGAAAAGAAATTGCCCGTGCTAAAACTGCAATTGTCTTTTTTGATTATTCGGAACGCAAACCTTGTCCAATCCCAGCAGTGTTTTTAAGTGTTCTCAAAAAAGAATCTAAGAATTAA
- a CDS encoding glycerol-3-phosphate dehydrogenase/oxidase — protein sequence MKNSTKQENSRLDHLKKEYDILVIGGGITGANVLWDATLRGYNCLLVEKNDYASGTSQATSKLIHGGLRYLKNFELGLVRESLSERRYLAKITPHAVRPMGFIIPIRSLFQRIQLLLGMELYNLLSFDRNKEIDPDVQLPKYRWNSAAETIYKVMGLGRKSLKGSFQYYDYANPNPEKHTTEFIISAKEKGAHAFNYLSVSALKKQNSGGYTVGLTDEITGKKYLVSAKVVVNSAGPWADLIEAMAGISAEKKLVRSKGIHAVVRNICGNECVVLSKRDGSHLFVIPWRGKTIIGTTDTAYEDDPDKFKVKQSELVDLIDEVNFSFGFAKLTLKDVDYYYGGLRPLVEDPGSTEGTYSASRKSEIFHYEKEGFPGFFSALGGKYTTSRAVAESLVNAIDTYTKGKLVSCVTKFTPLLGGRYQNLKELVTEIQFKFPHVPGNKIDTLVRRYGSLTWKILSLKGLDTYRIPNGEQYFEDEVEYIVLNEDIHHLTDFYFRRSGVGTVGKLETSERTRLDKKIAKLLGWSAERLKEESKKVDERYQWFVD from the coding sequence ATGAAAAATAGCACCAAACAAGAAAATTCGAGATTAGACCATTTAAAAAAAGAATACGATATTCTTGTCATCGGAGGTGGAATAACGGGTGCCAATGTTTTATGGGATGCAACACTTAGAGGGTATAATTGCCTTCTTGTGGAAAAAAATGATTATGCATCTGGTACAAGCCAAGCAACTTCCAAACTAATCCACGGCGGGCTTCGTTATTTAAAAAATTTTGAACTAGGGCTTGTGCGTGAATCTTTATCGGAAAGAAGGTATTTAGCAAAAATCACTCCGCATGCAGTTCGTCCAATGGGTTTTATCATTCCAATACGATCTCTCTTTCAAAGGATTCAGTTATTACTAGGAATGGAGTTATACAATTTATTATCTTTTGATAGGAACAAAGAAATTGACCCAGATGTTCAACTTCCCAAGTACAGATGGAATTCAGCAGCGGAAACAATATATAAGGTGATGGGTCTTGGTAGAAAATCACTCAAAGGAAGTTTCCAATACTACGACTATGCAAACCCAAATCCAGAGAAACATACAACCGAATTTATAATTTCAGCAAAAGAAAAAGGGGCACATGCCTTTAATTATTTATCTGTTTCTGCTTTAAAAAAACAAAATAGCGGTGGTTATACGGTTGGATTGACTGATGAAATCACGGGCAAAAAGTATTTAGTATCTGCTAAGGTAGTTGTCAATTCTGCAGGACCTTGGGCGGATTTAATCGAAGCTATGGCAGGGATCTCAGCTGAAAAAAAATTAGTACGATCCAAAGGGATACATGCAGTTGTTCGCAATATTTGTGGGAATGAATGTGTTGTATTGTCAAAACGAGACGGTTCACATTTATTTGTGATCCCATGGCGTGGAAAAACAATCATTGGAACCACTGATACAGCTTATGAGGATGACCCAGACAAATTTAAAGTCAAACAATCTGAACTTGTTGATTTGATTGATGAAGTAAATTTTAGTTTTGGTTTTGCAAAATTAACATTAAAAGATGTCGATTATTATTACGGTGGCTTAAGACCACTTGTCGAAGATCCAGGAAGTACAGAAGGAACATACTCTGCATCAAGGAAATCAGAAATTTTCCATTATGAAAAAGAAGGGTTCCCTGGCTTTTTTTCAGCATTGGGTGGTAAATACACAACAAGTAGAGCCGTTGCAGAAAGTTTGGTGAATGCAATTGATACATATACAAAAGGGAAACTTGTTTCTTGTGTCACAAAGTTCACTCCATTACTCGGTGGTAGATACCAAAATTTAAAAGAATTAGTGACGGAAATTCAGTTTAAGTTCCCACACGTTCCTGGTAACAAAATTGATACTTTAGTTAGGCGATATGGAAGTTTAACTTGGAAAATATTATCATTAAAAGGTTTGGATACATATCGAATTCCTAATGGTGAGCAATATTTTGAAGATGAAGTTGAATACATTGTTTTAAATGAAGACATACATCATTTGACGGATTTTTATTTCAGAAGGTCTGGTGTTGGAACAGTGGGGAAATTAGAAACTTCGGAACGAACTCGTTTAGATAAAAAAATAGCTAAGTTACTTGGGTGGAGTGCGGAACGCTTGAAAGAAGAATCCAAAAAAGTTGATGAACGTTATCAGTGGTTTGTTGATTAA
- a CDS encoding HU family DNA-binding protein: MATTPTPMKKSEMLSELAETTGMTKKNVAAFLDSFVELAYKETKKNGAFVIPGLGKLVKRNRPKRKGRNPATGEAIVIPAKTVVKFTLSKTCKDAVVPPKK; encoded by the coding sequence ATGGCAACAACTCCTACCCCAATGAAAAAGTCCGAAATGCTCAGCGAACTTGCTGAAACAACTGGAATGACCAAAAAAAATGTAGCAGCATTTTTGGACTCTTTCGTTGAACTCGCTTACAAAGAAACTAAGAAGAATGGTGCATTTGTCATTCCTGGTCTAGGTAAACTTGTTAAACGTAATCGTCCAAAAAGAAAAGGTAGAAACCCTGCAACTGGTGAAGCGATTGTTATCCCTGCAAAAACAGTTGTGAAATTCACACTTTCTAAAACTTGTAAAGACGCGGTTGTCCCACCTAAAAAATAA
- a CDS encoding STAS domain-containing protein, with protein sequence MTSIKYKKIVVVFKRTKYELDLETYGSIQAYKEVTKQNPDVFQRTYESHERQIRSREYLKTHVFPKADFVFREHFDPDSGSNYDLVVAHGGDNHFTYVAHLVGNSHLIGCNSDPDSSVGALLGFTAEELGEAVKHNFKQTKVESWSLLETEIVYPNGTKLKTVPAVCELSIRNNSPDLTSRFWISYLDKKEEQKCSGLLVYTGAGSTGWISSCFPKKFPPFSKHEPFFHVYSREIRVKSRETEFSLADFRALDQVEVISEMNGGLAVDSLTERHYPFPPYAKAVIKLSPEKLFVVVPLKRGESMQDLPYEIEQKRINGTVIVQIKGRMESGPLDRITQTILDEMVGADRKHLILDFSELRYISSLGIRMILDVKMNLQKRNKEMALVGVTSSILQVFHLLGLSNAFQFFSDREDALKSFEEPSKS encoded by the coding sequence ATGACTTCCATCAAATACAAGAAGATCGTTGTCGTTTTCAAACGAACCAAATATGAGTTGGATTTGGAAACTTATGGTTCCATCCAAGCCTATAAGGAAGTCACAAAACAAAATCCAGATGTATTCCAACGCACATATGAATCCCACGAAAGGCAAATTCGTTCCCGCGAATATCTAAAAACACATGTATTTCCTAAGGCAGATTTTGTTTTCCGGGAACACTTTGACCCTGATTCGGGATCGAATTATGATTTAGTAGTCGCACATGGTGGTGATAATCATTTCACATATGTTGCTCATTTGGTCGGCAATTCACATTTGATTGGATGTAATTCGGATCCAGATTCTTCAGTGGGTGCACTCCTTGGGTTTACGGCAGAAGAACTTGGTGAAGCCGTAAAACATAATTTTAAACAAACAAAAGTAGAGTCTTGGTCACTATTAGAAACGGAAATTGTGTACCCAAATGGTACAAAACTTAAAACCGTTCCAGCTGTTTGTGAACTTTCCATCCGAAACAATAGCCCAGATCTAACTTCAAGGTTTTGGATCTCCTATTTGGACAAAAAGGAAGAACAAAAATGTTCTGGATTACTTGTTTACACGGGTGCAGGATCAACAGGTTGGATCAGTTCCTGTTTCCCTAAAAAATTCCCACCATTTTCGAAACATGAGCCATTTTTCCATGTATATTCCAGAGAAATCCGAGTCAAATCACGAGAAACAGAGTTTTCCTTGGCAGATTTTAGGGCTTTGGATCAAGTGGAAGTTATTTCCGAAATGAATGGTGGTTTGGCAGTGGATTCTCTCACAGAGAGACACTACCCTTTTCCACCGTATGCAAAAGCGGTAATCAAATTATCGCCTGAGAAATTATTTGTAGTTGTTCCACTAAAGAGAGGGGAATCCATGCAGGACTTACCATACGAAATCGAACAAAAGCGCATCAATGGAACTGTCATTGTTCAAATTAAAGGACGGATGGAATCTGGTCCGTTAGACCGAATCACTCAAACCATACTTGATGAAATGGTGGGAGCCGATAGAAAACATTTGATATTAGATTTTTCTGAATTACGTTACATTTCTAGTTTAGGAATACGAATGATATTAGATGTCAAAATGAACTTACAAAAACGAAACAAGGAAATGGCTCTCGTTGGTGTAACAAGTTCCATTTTACAAGTGTTTCATCTTTTAGGTTTATCAAATGCATTCCAGTTTTTTTCTGATCGAGAAGATGCTTTGAAGTCTTTTGAGGAGCCATCTAAGTCCTAG
- a CDS encoding VanZ family protein translates to MEKKPYPFSPFEDSLVGEKTLLVWQDSHHSEKNLKDHLLMALDLREDQLVFTPNAIKQKLMVSYPTEIRNLITNNQTNEIPKLLIAIAKGNTPSNSLPALDICFELIEWLLTGFDLDEVLRETLSLLFGITLSIEFLTSVRAEYFKELRG, encoded by the coding sequence ATGGAAAAAAAACCATATCCATTCTCACCGTTTGAAGACTCTCTCGTAGGGGAAAAAACTCTACTTGTTTGGCAAGATAGCCATCACTCTGAAAAAAATTTAAAAGACCATCTACTCATGGCTTTGGATTTAAGAGAAGATCAGTTAGTCTTTACTCCAAACGCAATCAAACAAAAGTTAATGGTTTCATATCCCACTGAAATCAGGAATTTAATAACAAACAATCAAACGAATGAAATTCCTAAATTACTAATAGCGATTGCAAAAGGTAATACTCCTTCAAATTCGTTACCAGCATTAGATATTTGTTTTGAACTCATTGAATGGTTGTTAACCGGATTTGATTTGGATGAAGTTTTAAGAGAAACTTTATCATTATTATTTGGAATCACATTATCAATTGAATTTTTAACATCTGTTCGAGCTGAGTATTTTAAAGAGTTACGCGGTTAA
- a CDS encoding FAD-binding oxidoreductase, with the protein MQTRNIYKWGSQEVEEKLPSHTLDFLNQQFPVSKEFKSNLPKGELPLKPLKKSKLTPAVISKLKKIVGNSNVTLDDVSRAKHSIGKFYTEIYKARFGEVSDVVDVVVSPKNEKEIEEILALANANKIPVIPFGAGSTVTKALQAPKGGISLDLSRLNRIIEFNAIDSTVTVEAGVYGPELEKHLNDRGYTCGHFPQSFEFSTVGGWIAAKGAGQASTGYGKIEDILLGLTAITPSGKFESKAYPAASIGPDMFRLFLGTEGSFGVITKATLKIRKYHAQNSAKGSFIFKNFESAVETMREVMQGGFGKPHFFRIQDPEETDISFHMSGLHGGKEDLFLRFIGYKPMQRSLMHIIIDGEPSYTKEVLKKIKKIAKSKGGFSTGESPVNKWLHQRYSSAYLRDYLMDEGIRIDTLETAVSWSNLHTLWENTRAYIKSFENTSCMVHISHAYENGANLYFIFISPMDKQNEVSSFVKFHKGIIDSIHENGGSLSHHHGIGRMLSPWMEKEVGKEGLRILSSLKKTFDPKGIMNPGGLLGLK; encoded by the coding sequence ATGCAAACTCGAAACATCTATAAATGGGGATCACAAGAAGTGGAAGAAAAACTTCCCTCACATACATTGGATTTTTTAAATCAACAATTCCCAGTTTCAAAAGAATTTAAATCTAATCTTCCTAAAGGTGAACTTCCTTTAAAACCATTAAAGAAATCTAAGTTAACTCCTGCAGTGATTTCAAAACTGAAAAAAATCGTAGGGAATTCGAATGTTACGCTCGACGATGTAAGCCGCGCTAAACATTCAATAGGAAAGTTTTATACCGAAATTTATAAAGCTCGGTTTGGCGAAGTTTCGGATGTTGTTGATGTAGTGGTCTCTCCTAAAAATGAAAAGGAAATTGAAGAGATTCTCGCTCTTGCGAATGCAAATAAAATTCCGGTTATTCCTTTTGGTGCGGGATCCACTGTCACAAAAGCTTTACAAGCTCCCAAAGGGGGAATCTCCCTTGATTTATCTCGACTTAATCGTATCATTGAATTTAATGCGATTGATTCAACAGTAACTGTTGAAGCTGGTGTGTATGGACCAGAATTAGAGAAACATTTAAATGACAGAGGGTATACCTGTGGCCATTTCCCACAATCATTTGAATTTTCAACAGTGGGTGGTTGGATTGCTGCAAAAGGAGCAGGGCAAGCATCCACAGGGTATGGTAAGATAGAAGATATTCTTCTTGGATTAACAGCCATTACTCCTTCAGGTAAATTTGAATCGAAAGCTTATCCTGCAGCTTCCATTGGTCCAGATATGTTTCGTTTGTTTCTCGGAACGGAAGGAAGTTTTGGTGTTATCACAAAAGCTACTTTAAAAATTCGCAAATACCATGCTCAAAATTCCGCAAAAGGATCTTTTATTTTCAAAAATTTTGAAAGTGCAGTTGAGACAATGCGTGAAGTGATGCAAGGAGGATTTGGGAAACCACATTTTTTCCGAATCCAAGATCCAGAAGAAACTGATATTTCTTTTCATATGAGTGGATTACATGGAGGCAAAGAGGATCTATTTCTCAGGTTCATTGGATACAAACCAATGCAAAGGTCCCTTATGCATATCATTATTGATGGAGAACCTTCTTATACAAAAGAAGTTTTAAAGAAAATCAAAAAAATAGCAAAATCAAAAGGTGGGTTTTCCACTGGAGAATCACCTGTTAACAAATGGTTACACCAAAGGTATTCTAGTGCCTACTTGCGTGATTATTTAATGGATGAAGGAATTCGGATTGATACGCTAGAAACGGCGGTTAGCTGGTCCAATCTTCATACCTTATGGGAAAACACAAGAGCCTATATCAAAAGTTTTGAAAATACATCTTGTATGGTTCATATATCCCATGCTTATGAAAATGGAGCAAATTTATACTTCATTTTTATAAGCCCTATGGACAAACAAAATGAAGTTTCCTCTTTTGTAAAATTTCATAAGGGAATTATCGATAGTATCCATGAAAATGGTGGATCACTTTCACATCATCATGGGATCGGAAGAATGTTATCTCCTTGGATGGAAAAAGAAGTAGGGAAAGAAGGGCTTCGTATCCTTTCTTCTCTCAAAAAAACTTTTGATCCAAAGGGAATTATGAATCCAGGTGGATTGTTAGGATTAAAATAA
- a CDS encoding diacylglycerol/lipid kinase family protein: MMRKIKVILNPVSGGGLSAKVWQKIEPILIQKGISYSYEATTKEKAAKDIAKESVKQGYHWILGIGGDGTFSNIINGLFENGKLINKNVVFSPIPAGRGNDFIKTVKVPKNPVKALEQVLNGVERHIDLIDVTYTKADKSKGKYLCLNLADFGMGGEVVYRVNQSKLGRFIGGKGVFLFYTVVCLFSYTNKKITLTLSKFEKITNKCRLIVCANGEFAGGGMWFAPKAKLDDGKMDLLAIQDVSVFETLRKFGNLYQGKLSDDAKVISKQITELTAESEEDVFIDVDGENMGQLPAQFKVLPKVLPIKC, encoded by the coding sequence ATGATGAGAAAGATAAAGGTAATTTTAAATCCAGTTTCGGGTGGAGGCCTTTCTGCAAAAGTTTGGCAAAAAATTGAACCTATTCTCATCCAAAAAGGGATCTCATATTCCTATGAAGCGACCACCAAAGAAAAAGCTGCAAAAGATATTGCAAAAGAATCTGTAAAACAAGGGTATCATTGGATTTTAGGTATTGGAGGAGATGGTACATTCTCTAATATCATCAATGGACTTTTTGAAAATGGAAAATTGATCAATAAGAATGTTGTATTTAGTCCAATCCCTGCTGGCCGGGGCAATGATTTTATCAAAACAGTAAAAGTTCCTAAAAACCCAGTAAAAGCATTGGAACAAGTGTTAAATGGTGTTGAAAGACATATTGACTTAATCGATGTTACATACACAAAAGCCGATAAATCCAAAGGCAAATATTTATGTTTGAACTTGGCTGATTTTGGAATGGGAGGAGAAGTTGTATATCGGGTAAACCAATCAAAACTTGGTAGGTTTATAGGGGGAAAAGGTGTATTTCTTTTTTATACCGTAGTTTGTTTGTTTTCCTATACAAATAAAAAAATCACACTCACACTTTCCAAATTTGAGAAAATTACAAATAAATGTAGGTTAATTGTTTGTGCGAATGGCGAATTTGCTGGAGGAGGAATGTGGTTTGCTCCGAAAGCAAAATTAGATGATGGAAAAATGGATTTATTAGCAATCCAAGACGTATCAGTTTTTGAAACACTTCGAAAATTTGGAAATCTTTACCAAGGGAAATTATCTGATGATGCAAAAGTGATTTCGAAACAAATTACTGAACTGACAGCAGAGTCCGAAGAAGATGTTTTTATTGATGTAGATGGAGAAAATATGGGGCAACTTCCTGCTCAGTTTAAAGTTCTTCCCAAAGTATTACCGATCAAATGTTAA
- a CDS encoding P-loop NTPase fold protein has protein sequence MDSTETLSQLVSEALLGEKFPIAKIISKIETENNLTFRESLFSEIQSQKPNAKDGLTIGITGTPGAGKSSLLGELCRLFLEFAPDKKMAIVAIDPSSNISGGSILGDRTRVTLPRRDTRIYFRSQPSQLELGGLNPYTYHVIRFLRKIFDYVFIETVGIGQNEISVSLISDISFLVMQPLGGDQVQFMKSGIMEVPEAFIINKCDEESLANSSYYMLESTLEFIKDILPDQSLPPIFKTSVVKKKGIEELLNFILTYPKRKDKNIETITQLMQWIRNEYGRFGIGIWKKIESNTWNQAVRLNPLGGIHKINYESEETKFLSLIRNNIVQNNNN, from the coding sequence ATGGATTCCACAGAAACACTATCGCAATTGGTTTCAGAAGCACTTCTTGGTGAGAAGTTCCCTATTGCAAAAATTATCTCAAAAATCGAAACAGAAAACAATTTAACATTTCGAGAAAGTTTGTTCAGCGAAATCCAATCTCAAAAACCAAACGCAAAAGATGGTCTTACCATTGGAATCACAGGAACACCTGGTGCTGGCAAATCATCGTTACTCGGAGAACTTTGTCGTTTATTTCTGGAATTTGCACCCGATAAAAAAATGGCAATCGTGGCAATTGACCCCTCTTCCAATATCAGTGGTGGTTCCATTCTTGGAGACCGTACAAGAGTCACTCTTCCCAGAAGGGACACCAGGATTTATTTTCGTTCTCAACCTTCCCAACTTGAATTAGGTGGCCTCAATCCATATACCTATCATGTAATCCGCTTTTTAAGAAAGATTTTTGATTATGTATTCATTGAAACAGTTGGGATTGGACAAAACGAAATTTCAGTATCACTCATTTCCGATATTTCTTTTCTTGTGATGCAACCCTTGGGTGGCGACCAAGTACAGTTTATGAAATCTGGGATTATGGAAGTTCCAGAAGCTTTCATCATCAACAAATGTGATGAAGAGTCCTTAGCAAATTCAAGTTATTATATGTTAGAGTCAACACTTGAATTTATCAAAGACATTCTCCCTGACCAGTCACTTCCGCCTATTTTTAAAACATCCGTTGTCAAAAAGAAAGGGATCGAAGAACTATTAAATTTTATTCTCACATATCCGAAACGGAAAGATAAAAATATAGAAACCATAACGCAACTTATGCAGTGGATTCGAAATGAATATGGTCGATTTGGAATTGGAATTTGGAAAAAAATTGAATCTAACACATGGAATCAAGCTGTACGGCTCAATCCCTTAGGCGGAATCCATAAGATCAATTATGAATCAGAAGAAACAAAATTTCTCTCTCTCATTCGAAACAATATAGTTCAAAATAATAATAATTAA
- a CDS encoding TetR/AcrR family transcriptional regulator produces the protein MGVSERKKREFAQRETDILNCAIELFRTKHPSLVKMDDIAKHLEIGRGTIYLHFKSKDDLMARIQYEDYVRLRERLEKAFEEKTAIDMSRRAIRAYIDHCLGDKHMYLVAKQCGVNLNIDNVSEDMRKMLTDERSNRLSLLEKIYKQAKNENLINSRGTYPNVAVAWGMIRGAVEVILDGHFQNEIKSEKAYLETIEHVLFFGLFSGGNKGET, from the coding sequence ATGGGTGTTTCTGAAAGGAAAAAAAGAGAATTTGCACAAAGAGAAACGGACATTCTAAATTGCGCGATTGAACTTTTTCGAACAAAACATCCATCTCTTGTGAAGATGGATGATATCGCAAAACATTTAGAAATTGGACGAGGGACAATTTATCTACACTTTAAAAGTAAAGATGATTTGATGGCTCGTATTCAATATGAAGATTATGTTCGTCTGCGGGAAAGACTTGAAAAAGCTTTCGAAGAAAAAACTGCAATTGATATGTCTAGGCGTGCTATTCGAGCTTACATAGATCATTGTTTAGGTGATAAACATATGTACCTCGTTGCAAAACAATGTGGCGTTAATCTAAACATTGATAATGTTTCTGAAGATATGAGAAAAATGCTCACGGATGAAAGATCAAATCGGCTTTCTTTATTAGAAAAAATTTACAAACAAGCAAAGAATGAAAATCTCATTAACTCACGTGGAACTTATCCAAATGTTGCAGTTGCATGGGGCATGATCCGTGGTGCAGTAGAAGTGATTCTTGATGGGCATTTTCAAAATGAAATCAAAAGTGAAAAAGCTTATTTAGAAACGATAGAACATGTTTTATTTTTTGGATTATTTTCAGGTGGCAACAAAGGAGAAACATGA